The Hordeum vulgare subsp. vulgare chromosome 4H, MorexV3_pseudomolecules_assembly, whole genome shotgun sequence genomic interval CTCGTACAAAACACAACAGGAGGGTAGCAAAGGCGCAATTGGATGGATCGACGGATGTGCCACTGCTCCCACCATCGCGTCGCCTCGCCCGATTTCAATTGGATGGATCGATCACTGGATCGGAAGTGGCTAGGCGATGGAGGGGTTAGTAGGAGGAGCAGGCCGGGCGGGGTGTGACAGTTCGTTCCTCCTTTCCCTTGAGACGCACTACACCACCGCGCTGCTAGCTTGTATGCGCGCGCGGCAGCGGCTCAGCAGCCAGCGCGTATCGTGTATCTTGCTTGTCTCGGGCAACTTTATGGGTATCCGTCTATCGATGCGCGGTACTGGGTCCCGCCCCCTCCCCGCCCGCATTATTGCGAGAGTAGAAACCCTACCACATCTTCTCCAGGCCGGAGACCTctctacacacacacactcactcgccTCGCCCCCCTCCTccatcttctacttcttcttctacctcccacCCTCCTCCCCTCCACTTCCTCGTCTCGTGTTGGCTCTTCGCGCGCGCCCAAGCTCGCTCTTGATCTCTCCCACCGACGCCGGCCACCCACCGCTGGACGACCCGTCGTCCGTTAGCTAGCGAGCATGCAGAGCATGGATTTGGTGTCGCCGTCCGAGCACCTCTGCTACGTGCGCTGCACGTACTGCAACACCGTGCTCGCGGTAAACTCCTCGAGAAACCGGAGCTGTTGAGCCACCTACTGGCAACTGGCTAGTGGGAGCTTTGCGATGATCATGGATTTTGTTTTGTCCTTGCATTTTTTTTTTATGTGCTAGCTTACTCGCAAGGAAGCTGGACAAAGGGCCAGATCGGTCCTGCTTCTTGCTAGCTCTCCCTGATTGGAGGAGCAGACACTCACTAGTATTATTGTTCATGCGACATGATTGATGTGTCCTGCGTGCATCTCTTTTTCTATGCAGTTGTTTCTCGTTGGTTCCTGATGCATTTGTCCTGCTGACGATAGCTAGTGTGTCATGTTCCATCCTGTTACCTCCATTAGGTCTTTGGTGGTTCCCAGCCTTCcattcatttttctcctcttctttcttgtaACATGCATGAGATTTGACATGCCTCCCAATTTAGAATGTTCtatcctcttccttccttcctcttTGGCATGCACCTCTGTTTCTGATTTCTTGCACAAATTAATAAGGGCATTCACAGTTTATGGCATTGTGTGATTGATCTTGTGTTTTCTGGGTAGCTGCAGGTTGGGGTTCCATGCAAGAGGCTGATGGACACGGTGACTGTGAAATGCGGCCACTGCAACAACCTCTCCTTTCTCAGCCCACGGCCGCCGCCCATGGTGCAGCCCCTCTCTCCAAATGACCACCACCACCCCATGGGGCCATTTCAGGTCTCGCTCTCGTCCCCCGTCCCCTCTCCGCCCATTTGTTTGCATCAAGTTTAATTTGGGGATTATCTTCTTGCTTTTCTCTTTCTAAAGAGATATGGTATACTTGTTATGAGGAGAGAGAAGGTGAGGACGAACGGTGCAGGATAAGAAGCTGCACTAACGGGGAAAAAAAAGTAAAACTCCCAAAGAAGTAAATCGTAGTAAATCGTGGCGCATGGTGTGCAGGATTTCCTCATGAAATATGGTCATCTCTTGCTTTTCTTTCAGTTTGCGCCAGTGTTGCCTTTTCTTTGCTATctttgttctctctctctctctctctctctctctctctctctctctctatctctctctatctctctctctctctctctcagctgcTCAAAAGTACTATTTGCAAGGCAAGATTAGACAACGCTGGACAACAAAAGATTTCTTTTGCTCATATGTGGCCTGGGAAACATCTGACTACTGCAAAAGCTGGTTGATGTTTTTTAAGGCAGCAGCATGcagaagctagctagctagctagcagcaGCTCTCCTGTGGCATTCATGTTTTTTTTTGCGGGGCATTCATGATTCTTCTATGTCCTAACTCGTATTTTGAAAACAGATGCATTAATTCATTACTAGTTTTGATGGCTCGTGAAGATCTCGAAATGTTTTCTAGGAAATATAGATGTTATCATCCTCAATCCTACATGTCAACCATTTTGAGATCTTGATTCTGATGTGGACACATATTTCTGGCTGTTAGGGGTGCACTGACTGCAGGAGGAACCAGCCGCTGCCACCGCTGGCCTCGCCGACATCAAGTGATGCCAGCCCTAGAGCTCCCTTTGTTGTCAAGCGTAAGTGGAAGAAACTACATCACCACTTCCTTCTCTTCTCCCTTCTTTTCTTTCTACTCTTCCTCTTGCATGCTGCTGGAGCAAGATTTactttttttaattttgttttcgATTCAGGAACAAACAAATTAGATGAACAAAAGATCCGATAAAGAAAGTAAGATCTTTGTTTCTGATCAGTATTTCTTTTTCATTGTAGCCCCGGAGAAGAAACACCGCCTCCCATCTGCCTACAATCGCTTCATGAGGTGAGAAGGCGTTTCTATATTTTCCTTTTAGGCTGTTCAAATGCATCATTACATGCCTAATACTATTAATACACGTGACATGTAATTTATGTTGTCTGGTATATTATTTTTGTTTGAGGGTTTACTGTTCTTGTGTAACTGAATTGAttgcatatatatacaaaaaaaatGAGTTTT includes:
- the LOC123449312 gene encoding protein DROOPING LEAF-like isoform X6; the encoded protein is MQSMDLVSPSEHLCYVRCTYCNTVLALQVGVPCKRLMDTVTVKCGHCNNLSFLSPRPPPMVQPLSPNDHHHPMGPFQGCTDCRRNQPLPPLASPTSSDASPRAPFVVKPPEKKHRLPSAYNRFMREEIQRIKAAKPDTPHREAFSMAAKNWAKCDPRCSSTVSTSNSASEPRIVVPGPQERATEQVVESFDIFKQMERSA
- the LOC123449312 gene encoding protein DROOPING LEAF-like isoform X3, with the protein product MQSMDLVSPSEHLCYVRCTYCNTVLALQVGVPCKRLMDTVTVKCGHCNNLSFLSPRPPPMVQPLSPNDHHHPMGPFQGCTDCRRNQPLPPLASPTSSDASPRAPFVVKPPEKKHRLPSAYNRFMREEIQRIKAAKPDTPHREAFSMAAKNVGSIHPFTARLHAWAKCDPRCSSTVSTSNSASEPRIVVPGPQERATEQVVESFDIFKQMERSA
- the LOC123449312 gene encoding protein DROOPING LEAF-like isoform X1, which encodes MQSMDLVSPSEHLCYVRCTYCNTVLALQVGVPCKRLMDTVTVKCGHCNNLSFLSPRPPPMVQPLSPNDHHHPMGPFQGCTDCRRNQPLPPLASPTSSDASPRAPFVVKPPEKKHRLPSAYNRFMREEIQRIKAAKPDTPHREAFSMAAKNVGSIHPFTARLHAWAKCDPRCSSTVSTSNSASEPRIVVPGPQLQERATEQVVESFDIFKQMERSA
- the LOC123449312 gene encoding protein DROOPING LEAF-like isoform X2, yielding MQSMDLVSPSEHLCYVRCTYCNTVLAVGVPCKRLMDTVTVKCGHCNNLSFLSPRPPPMVQPLSPNDHHHPMGPFQGCTDCRRNQPLPPLASPTSSDASPRAPFVVKPPEKKHRLPSAYNRFMREEIQRIKAAKPDTPHREAFSMAAKNVGSIHPFTARLHAWAKCDPRCSSTVSTSNSASEPRIVVPGPQLQERATEQVVESFDIFKQMERSA
- the LOC123449312 gene encoding protein DROOPING LEAF-like isoform X4; its protein translation is MQSMDLVSPSEHLCYVRCTYCNTVLALQVGVPCKRLMDTVTVKCGHCNNLSFLSPRPPPMVQPLSPNDHHHPMGPFQGCTDCRRNQPLPPLASPTSSDASPRAPFVVKPPEKKHRLPSAYNRFMREEIQRIKAAKPDTPHREAFSMAAKNWAKCDPRCSSTVSTSNSASEPRIVVPGPQLQERATEQVVESFDIFKQMERSA
- the LOC123449312 gene encoding protein DROOPING LEAF-like isoform X5, whose amino-acid sequence is MQSMDLVSPSEHLCYVRCTYCNTVLAVGVPCKRLMDTVTVKCGHCNNLSFLSPRPPPMVQPLSPNDHHHPMGPFQGCTDCRRNQPLPPLASPTSSDASPRAPFVVKPPEKKHRLPSAYNRFMREEIQRIKAAKPDTPHREAFSMAAKNWAKCDPRCSSTVSTSNSASEPRIVVPGPQLQERATEQVVESFDIFKQMERSA